The genome window CGACTCCGCGTCCAGGTGGTTGGTGGGCTCGTCGAGGAGGAGCATGTCGGAGGGCTGCAGAAGGAGACGGCACAAAGCCACCCGCCGGCGTTCGCCGCCCGAGAGCCGGGTCACGTCCGCGTCCCCCGGCGGCAACCGCAGGGCGTCCATGGCCACCTCGACCGCGTGGTCCAGCTCCCAGGCGTTGGCGGCCTCGATCTTGTCCTGGACCCGCGCCTGCTCGTCCATGACCTTGGTCATCTCCGCGTCCGGAAGATCGTCCCCGAGCTTCATGGACAGCTCTTCGAAGCGGTTGAGGAGGGCGCGGATCGGAGCCACCGCCTCCTCCACGTGCTCGAGGACGTTCTTCCCGGGGTCCAGCTGAGGCTCCTGGGGGAGGTGACCGATGCGCGTGCCCTCCGCGGAAAAGGCCTCTCCCGCGAAGTCCTTGTCCAGCCCGGCCATGATCCGCAGGAGCGTGCTCTTGCCCGCCCCGTTCGGCCCCAGCACCCCGATCTTGGCGTCGGGATAGAAGGAGAGCCAGATCCCGCGCAGGATCTCCTTGCCTTGGGGCGTGACCTTGCGCAGGTCCTTCATGGTGAAGATGAATTGGGGTGGCATGGGTGGGGCCGATTGTGCCACGGACTGCGCGGGACAAGAAGTCGGAGGGCTCAACGAAAAAATTCGGTTGGGTTATGGCTAGCGTCGGGGGGCGGCGCCCGGCGTCCCGCGGCAGGAGCGTCGGGATCAACTGCTCCTGCCGACGCCCGGGACACTAAACCTGCGCTCTAGGGTCGACAGAGCGGCGGCTGGTCCCGGGCTTAGACCCTTGGTGACCAATCGTTCTAGGCAAGTAGTAGACAAGTCGGTCCTCCGCCTCTCCGTCCGCCTTGGTCGTCGGGCTTGTCCTGGTTTCTACCTTGGGAGGAAAACTGCATCAATATATAATATCCATATGAAACCTATACAGGTCCTCTTCGACGAGCCCTTGCTGCGACGCCTCGATTCTGATGGCGAAGTACGCAAGTTCGGGCGGTCCGCCGTGTTGAGGCGCGCCGCGACCGAATACCTGAAACGGTCCCGGGCCAAGCGCATCGCCGAGACTTATCGCCGCGCCTACGGGGAGGGCGGCGGTTTGGGGAGCGACTTTGCGGGCTGGGAGGACGAGGGCTCGTGGCCCGGGAAGTGAGCCGTGGCGAGATCTGGCGCTACCGATTCAACGCGCCCGACAAGCAGCGCCCGGTCCTCGTCCTGACCCGGCAGGAGGTCATCGGGCTGCTGCATACGGTCATGGTAGCGCCGGTCACATCTACGATCCGCGGCGCTCCCAGCGAGGTCGTGGTAGGAGTGAAAGAGGGGCTGAAACACGAATCGGCT of Vicinamibacteria bacterium contains these proteins:
- a CDS encoding CopG family transcriptional regulator; its protein translation is MKPIQVLFDEPLLRRLDSDGEVRKFGRSAVLRRAATEYLKRSRAKRIAETYRRAYGEGGGLGSDFAGWEDEGSWPGK
- a CDS encoding type II toxin-antitoxin system PemK/MazF family toxin, with the protein product MAREVSRGEIWRYRFNAPDKQRPVLVLTRQEVIGLLHTVMVAPVTSTIRGAPSEVVVGVKEGLKHESAVNLDHVQTVERARLTGYVGQLGPDRMREVCRALSIAVGCDG